ACCCCGTGCTGATCGGGGAGCCAGGGGTAGGTAAGACCGCGATCGCTGAAGGTTTAGCCTCTCGGATCGCCAACAAAGACGTACCCGACATTTTGGAAGAAAAGCGCGTCGTCACCCTCGACATTGGCTTGCTCGTAGCAGGTACGAAATATCGAGGTGAATTTGAAGAGCGCCTGAAGAAGATCATGGACGAAATCCGTTCTGCTGGGAACGTGATTTTGGTAATTGACGAGGTGCATACCCTGATCGGTGCGGGTGCAGCAGAAGGGGCGATCGATGCAGCAAACATCCTGAAGCCAGCTTTGGCGCGGGGTGAATTGCAATGTATCGGTGCAACAACCCTTGATGAGTATCGCAAGCACATCGAGCGGGATGCAGCCCTAGAACGACGCTTCCAACCCGTGATGGTGGGCGAACCTTCCGTTGATGAAACGATTGAAATTCTCTTCGGACTGCGCGATCGCTACGAGCAGCACCACAAGCTGAAAATCTCCGATGCGGCGCTAGAAGCAGCAGCCAAACTGTCCGACCGTTATATTAGCGATCGCTACCTGCCAGACAAAGCCATTGACTTAATCGACGAAGCAGGTTCGCGGGTACGGTTAATTAACTCTCAGTTACCCCCAGCAGCGAAGGAATTAGATAAAGAACTGCGTCAAGTATTGAAAGAAAAAGACGACGCTGTACGCACTCAAGATTTCGACCGGGCGGGAGAACTGCGCGATCGCGAAATGGAACTAAGAGCAGAAATTCGAGCGATCGCTCAATCCAAAACAGGTACTACTAAGAGCGAGGGTGATGACTCTCCCGTAGTCACGGAAGAAGATATCGCTCAAATCGTTGCTTCTTGGACTGGCGTACCAGTCAACAAGCTGACCGAATCCGAGTCTGAAAAGCTGCTGCACATGGAAGACACCCTGCACCAGCGCTTGATCGGTCAAGAAGAGGCTGTTAGAGCGGTTTCTAAGGCAATTCGCCGCGCCCGTGTCGGCTTGAAGAATCCCAACCGTCCGATCGCTAGCTTCGTGTTCTCCGGTCCTACTGGGGTTGGTAAAACCGAGTTGACAAAATCTTTGGCGGCTTACTTCTTCGGCTCCGAAGATGCGATGATCCGCTTGGATATGTCTGAGTACATGGAACGGCACACCGTTTCTAAATTAATTGGTTCGCCTCCTGGTTACGTCGGTTATAACGAAGGCGGACAGTTAACAGAAGCCGTGCGTCGTCGTCCTTATACCGTCGTGCTATTCGACGAAATTGAAAAAGCACACCCCGATGTCTTCAACATGCTATTGCAAATTTTGGAAGACGGGCGGTTAACAGATGCCAAGGGACGTACAGTAGATTTCAAGAATACCTTGATCATTCTTACCTCTAACATTGGTTCTAAGGTAATTGAAAAAGGTGGCGGTGGAATCGGCTTTGAATTCTCCTCGGAAGATGCAGCCGAAACTCAATACAACCGCATTCGTTCCTTGGTGAACGAAGAGTTGAAGCAATACTTCCGTCCAGAGTTCCTCAACCGCTTGGATGAAATCATCGTCTTCCGTCAGTTGAGTAAGGCAGAGGTGAAAGAAATTGCCGATATCATGCTCAAGGAAGTCTTCGGACGCTTAACTGAGAAGGGCATTACCCTCACAGTTACCGAACGATTCAAGGATCGCTTGGTAGAAGAAGGTTACAACCCCAGCTACGGTGCTAGACCATTACGCCGCGCCATTATGCGTCTGTTAGAAGATAGCTTGGCAGAAGAAATTCTGTCCGGTCGCATCAAAGAAGGCGATGAGGCTGTTGTCGATGTCGATGACACTGGTAATGTAAAAGTGCTGTCGCAGGAGCGCAAAGAATTATTGCCTCAAGCAGCCGAGTAATTAGTTTAAGTTAATTTAAATTTGTAGGGTGGGCATTGCCCACCTTATTTATTGATTAATTTCTTTCAGCTCATCACGAGTTCAATTTGCCTTCAACATTGCATCTTTAATAGCTTGATGCCCTAAATCATTAGGATGAATGAAATCGTTGCTAACTAAAGTACTAGCACCACGATTGAGCATGTACTGATAAACGTCTGCCCACTTAGTATGATATCGCCGCGCGATCGCTTTGGTTGCATCCCGATATTGCCGATGTTTTGTAGTAGAACCTGCATTATAGGGCGGGTAGAGAGAATAACCAGTAGGATTTATGTAAGGGGGAGAACCAATAACAATATGATTGGGAGGGATTCCATCTGAAATTAGTCCCGCTACTACTTCATCTAAATCATTTTGAAAGTTCATTGTCGAAAAATTAGCTCCGTTGTAGCGCAGATCGTTTAAGCCGTAGAGAATATAAACATAATTAGGAGAGCGCTGAATGATATCTTGCTGATAGCGATCGCGACCGTTATTTGCTAAAACTGGAACAGTATTTTGTAAAACTGTAGCCGAAATTGCTTGGTTATCTTCTTGCAGATTCAAAGCATTTGTTACTAAGGTAGACCAGCGATGACTACTGTTTGATGCACCGTCACCATACGTA
This window of the Chroococcidiopsis thermalis PCC 7203 genome carries:
- a CDS encoding SGNH/GDSL hydrolase family protein, with product MNSYRSSKHPVLLLNSILLGVLYIAIAIVVHGSASVTFGHRVAIFFGDSITYGDGASNSSHRWSTLVTNALNLQEDNQAISATVLQNTVPVLANNGRDRYQQDIIQRSPNYVYILYGLNDLRYNGANFSTMNFQNDLDEVVAGLISDGIPPNHIVIGSPPYINPTGYSLYPPYNAGSTTKHRQYRDATKAIARRYHTKWADVYQYMLNRGASTLVSNDFIHPNDLGHQAIKDAMLKAN
- a CDS encoding ATP-dependent Clp protease ATP-binding subunit, whose product is MFERFTEKAIKVIMLAQEEARRLGHNFVGTEQILLGLIGEGTGVAAKVLKTMGVNLKDARIEVEKIIGRGSGFVAVEIPFTPRAKRVLELSLEEARQLGHNYIGTEHLLLGLIREGEGVAARVLENLGVDLSKVRTQVIRMLGETAEVSAGSQSGRTKTPTLDEFGSNLTQMAGEGKLDPVVGREKEIERVIQILGRRTKNNPVLIGEPGVGKTAIAEGLASRIANKDVPDILEEKRVVTLDIGLLVAGTKYRGEFEERLKKIMDEIRSAGNVILVIDEVHTLIGAGAAEGAIDAANILKPALARGELQCIGATTLDEYRKHIERDAALERRFQPVMVGEPSVDETIEILFGLRDRYEQHHKLKISDAALEAAAKLSDRYISDRYLPDKAIDLIDEAGSRVRLINSQLPPAAKELDKELRQVLKEKDDAVRTQDFDRAGELRDREMELRAEIRAIAQSKTGTTKSEGDDSPVVTEEDIAQIVASWTGVPVNKLTESESEKLLHMEDTLHQRLIGQEEAVRAVSKAIRRARVGLKNPNRPIASFVFSGPTGVGKTELTKSLAAYFFGSEDAMIRLDMSEYMERHTVSKLIGSPPGYVGYNEGGQLTEAVRRRPYTVVLFDEIEKAHPDVFNMLLQILEDGRLTDAKGRTVDFKNTLIILTSNIGSKVIEKGGGGIGFEFSSEDAAETQYNRIRSLVNEELKQYFRPEFLNRLDEIIVFRQLSKAEVKEIADIMLKEVFGRLTEKGITLTVTERFKDRLVEEGYNPSYGARPLRRAIMRLLEDSLAEEILSGRIKEGDEAVVDVDDTGNVKVLSQERKELLPQAAE